A DNA window from Plasmodium brasilianum strain Bolivian I chromosome 12, whole genome shotgun sequence contains the following coding sequences:
- a CDS encoding hypothetical protein (Plasmodium exported protein) yields the protein MKEKIRLFFFIKVFKFILLNEYAILCSKVSNVSKNFDKKHDDYRKSGIRFYGLVVVHKNERISNIERMNGGIPNIGVYEIKDISNNNKGTKGKNKKQCKSSLNNKGVLDQAKDVKSSAHTEGITYSDKGTLKNKNYVKKVRGVVRTGFKFLRKFIDRKGVLFNFLFILHLGLAILITIAALIEGTVQYTGDVKRVFPSVLRSLLIFWILFLLGIFCICRKAVKHEKLTHMKSEMHHKAHTSLSTIHF from the exons atgaaagagaaaattagactattcttttttattaaagtttTTAAGTTTATCCTTTTAAATGAGTATGCCATTTTATGTAGTAAAGTG AGTAACGTTAGTAAAAATTTCGATAAAAAACACGATGATTATAGAAAATCAGGTATTAGATTTTATGGGTTAGTAGTAGTTCATAAAAACGAAAGGATTTCTAATATTGAAAGAATGAATGGAGGTATACCAAATATTGGAGTGtatgaaataaaagatatatctaataataataagggaaccaaaggaaaaaataaaaaacaatgtaaaagttcattaaataataaaggaGTACTTGACCAAGCTAAGGATGTTAAATCTTCTGCCCACACCGAAGGAATTACATATTCTGATAAAGGTACactaaagaataaaaattatgtaaagaAAGTTAGGGGAGTTGTAAGAACTGGTTTTAAGTTTTTAAGGAAATTTATAGATAGAAAAGGagttctttttaattttttatttatcttacATTTAGGACTTGCAATATTAATTACGATAGCAGCATTAATTGAAGGTACTGTTCAATATACAGGGGATGTAAAGAGGGTTTTTCCGTCTGTTTTACGATCACTTCTTATATTCtggattttatttttattaggcATTTTTTGTATCTGCAGAAAAGCTGTAAAACATGAAAAGTTGACACATATGAAAAGTGAGATGCATCATAAAGCACATACATCTTTAAGTACAATACACTTTTAG